One Methanobrevibacter arboriphilus JCM 13429 = DSM 1125 DNA segment encodes these proteins:
- a CDS encoding carbohydrate kinase family protein produces the protein MIKKDDLLVIGHTAIDYIMTVEKFPAPNSSTPIKTMKIFHGGAGANVAMVGAKLGLKTSLISAVGEKFLKSEYLEKMVELKINTDSMIISKNEDTPTAFGMTNNKEDQIFYFYWGAGKEFLKSDPPESSVQSCKAIHLATGDPTYNIKSSILGKNNDKIVSFDPGQDLNMYNAPKLKEVINNCTILFGNHHEIERIQNLLKCDINGLREIGPDIIVKTCGKAGSVIYTEKEKIKVDSIYRPAVDPTGAGDSYRAGFLYGYINEKSLENCAKFASAVSSFIVEKKGCQTNIPNFEQVTDRMNQFYNNKS, from the coding sequence TTGATTAAAAAAGATGATTTACTTGTTATAGGCCATACAGCAATAGATTATATAATGACAGTAGAGAAATTTCCAGCCCCAAATTCATCCACTCCTATTAAAACAATGAAAATATTTCATGGAGGTGCCGGAGCAAATGTAGCTATGGTTGGAGCCAAATTAGGCCTTAAAACATCTCTTATATCTGCAGTTGGAGAAAAATTTTTAAAATCAGAATATTTAGAGAAAATGGTTGAATTAAAAATTAATACTGATTCAATGATTATATCTAAAAATGAAGATACACCAACAGCATTTGGTATGACAAACAATAAAGAAGATCAAATATTTTATTTTTATTGGGGAGCTGGAAAAGAATTTTTAAAATCTGATCCTCCAGAATCATCTGTTCAATCTTGTAAAGCAATCCATTTAGCTACTGGAGATCCGACATATAATATAAAAAGTAGCATTTTAGGTAAAAATAATGATAAAATAGTTTCATTTGACCCTGGGCAAGATTTAAATATGTATAATGCTCCAAAACTCAAGGAAGTTATAAATAATTGTACAATATTATTCGGAAACCATCATGAAATAGAAAGAATTCAAAATTTATTAAAATGTGATATAAATGGTTTAAGAGAAATAGGTCCAGATATTATAGTTAAAACATGTGGGAAAGCAGGTAGTGTTATTTATACTGAAAAAGAAAAGATAAAAGTTGATTCAATCTATCGACCAGCTGTTGACCCAACAGGTGCAGGAGATTCTTATAGAGCAGGGTTTTTATATGGATACATTAATGAAAAAAGCCTTGAAAATTGTGCTAAATTTGCTTCAGCTGTTTCATCATTTATTGTAGAAAAAAAAGGATGTCAAACAAATATCCCTAATTTTGAGCAAGTGACTGATAGAATGAATCAGTTTTATAACAATAAATCTTAA
- a CDS encoding carboxymuconolactone decarboxylase family protein, giving the protein MLFSFKNSKKDIKKGDVKISLPKQYTNIRERFEEYGNALEELGKASREGPIDEKTLHLIQLAASASIRAEGAVHSHTRRALEAGATNDEIYNTLISITSTIGFPTVAAAISWAEDIILDNE; this is encoded by the coding sequence ATATTATTTTCATTTAAAAATTCTAAAAAAGATATTAAAAAAGGAGATGTTAAAATTAGTTTACCAAAACAATATACCAATATAAGAGAAAGGTTTGAAGAATATGGTAATGCATTGGAAGAGCTTGGAAAAGCTAGTAGAGAAGGACCGATTGATGAAAAAACTCTTCATTTAATACAGTTAGCTGCAAGTGCATCTATTAGAGCAGAAGGAGCTGTTCATAGCCATACAAGACGTGCTTTAGAAGCAGGAGCAACGAATGATGAAATTTATAATACTTTGATATCAATTACAAGCACTATAGGCTTTCCAACAGTGGCCGCAGCTATTTCTTGGGCAGAAGACATAATACTAGATAATGAATAA
- the fdhD gene encoding formate dehydrogenase accessory sulfurtransferase FdhD, whose product MKLTRNINAISYKNGENIQKSEEIVYDETTNLKINNKHKYNFSSINNSLKDFATGYMIGEGIIKNLEEIKKININGMNIDVEIENYKEKKDLVLPSDSAGGWRSKINSISPIKSDLKVEKDELLLNIEKLRKNAEIWQKTGGTHVAAFVNNDKNQFIVREDVSRHVAVDKVIGAATRKKLDFSNSYIIYSGRMPADMVIKIVRSGIPLLASNAAPSFSGYSVAEKGNVTLVGFIREDRFNVYTHWDRVIF is encoded by the coding sequence TTGAAGTTAACAAGAAATATTAATGCAATTAGTTATAAAAACGGGGAAAACATTCAAAAGTCTGAAGAAATAGTATATGATGAAACAACTAACCTGAAAATTAATAATAAGCATAAGTATAATTTTTCAAGTATAAATAACTCCCTTAAAGATTTTGCAACAGGGTATATGATAGGAGAAGGAATTATAAAAAACTTAGAAGAAATAAAAAAGATAAATATTAATGGAATGAATATAGATGTTGAAATAGAGAATTATAAGGAAAAAAAAGATTTAGTTCTTCCATCAGATAGTGCTGGTGGTTGGAGGTCAAAAATTAATTCTATATCTCCAATAAAATCTGATTTGAAAGTTGAAAAAGATGAATTACTTTTAAATATAGAAAAACTTAGAAAAAATGCTGAAATATGGCAAAAAACTGGTGGAACTCATGTAGCAGCATTTGTAAATAATGATAAAAATCAATTCATTGTTAGAGAAGATGTCAGTCGCCACGTAGCTGTGGATAAAGTAATAGGTGCTGCAACAAGAAAAAAGCTTGATTTTTCTAATTCTTACATAATATACAGTGGAAGAATGCCTGCAGATATGGTTATAAAAATTGTTAGATCAGGAATACCTCTACTTGCATCAAATGCTGCACCATCTTTTTCAGGATATAGTGTTGCAGAAAAAGGAAATGTTACATTAGTTGGATTTATAAGAGAAGATAGATTTAATGTTTATACACATTGGGATAGAGTAATATTCTAA
- the thiC gene encoding phosphomethylpyrimidine synthase produces MTQIEDAKNGIITEEMKIVAEKEGVSEEFIRNSVANGTIVIPSNVNRDLTPCGIGEGLRTKVNATIGTSTDIIDFDEEEKKAQIAIDNQADSLMELSIGGDLDEIRRRILKMSDIPVGSVPIYQAAIETIRKTGSAIDMDEEIMFKTIEKQAKDGIDFMAIHSSVNIETLARLKRQGREGGLVSRGGAFISAWIVENERENPLFENFDYILDIAKEHDVVLSLANAMRAGAIADSTDRAQVQELIILGELIDKCREAGVQSMIEGPGHIPINEIPANVTIQKKMCGGAPFYMLGPIVCDIAPGYDHIVSSIGAAASAKAGANFICYVTPAEHLALPEPEDVKAGVISTRIGTYVGDMAKGVHNGEKDLAMANARKKLDWESQYNLAICPADARAIRENRPPEDPDTCTMCGNYCAVKIVNEWLDQADPKGSLWNI; encoded by the coding sequence ATGACACAAATAGAAGATGCAAAAAATGGGATAATTACAGAAGAAATGAAAATAGTTGCTGAAAAAGAAGGAGTTTCTGAAGAATTTATAAGAAATTCCGTGGCTAATGGTACTATAGTAATTCCATCAAATGTTAACAGAGATCTAACTCCTTGTGGTATTGGAGAAGGTCTTAGAACAAAAGTAAATGCAACAATTGGAACATCTACTGACATTATTGATTTTGATGAAGAAGAAAAGAAAGCTCAAATAGCTATAGATAACCAAGCCGATAGTTTAATGGAATTAAGTATTGGTGGAGACCTTGATGAAATCAGGAGAAGAATTTTAAAAATGTCTGATATTCCTGTTGGAAGTGTACCAATATATCAAGCAGCTATTGAAACAATACGGAAAACTGGATCCGCAATTGATATGGATGAAGAAATAATGTTTAAAACCATTGAAAAACAAGCCAAAGATGGTATTGACTTTATGGCTATTCATTCAAGTGTTAATATTGAAACTTTAGCTAGGCTTAAACGTCAAGGAAGAGAAGGCGGACTTGTAAGTAGAGGTGGAGCATTTATATCTGCATGGATTGTTGAAAATGAAAGAGAAAATCCATTGTTTGAAAATTTCGATTATATCCTTGATATTGCAAAAGAACACGATGTTGTACTTTCTTTAGCTAATGCAATGAGAGCAGGAGCAATAGCTGACTCTACAGACAGAGCTCAAGTTCAAGAATTAATTATACTTGGAGAATTAATTGATAAATGTCGTGAAGCTGGTGTTCAATCAATGATTGAAGGACCTGGACATATCCCTATTAATGAAATTCCTGCTAATGTAACAATACAAAAGAAAATGTGTGGAGGAGCTCCTTTCTACATGTTAGGACCTATTGTATGTGATATAGCTCCTGGTTATGACCATATAGTTTCTTCTATTGGAGCAGCTGCTTCAGCTAAAGCAGGAGCTAATTTCATCTGCTATGTTACCCCTGCAGAACATTTAGCTCTTCCAGAGCCAGAAGATGTTAAAGCAGGAGTTATATCAACAAGAATCGGTACTTATGTTGGAGATATGGCAAAAGGAGTACACAATGGTGAAAAAGACTTAGCTATGGCTAATGCAAGGAAAAAACTTGATTGGGAAAGTCAATATAATTTAGCTATTTGCCCAGCAGATGCTAGAGCTATAAGAGAAAACAGACCTCCAGAAGATCCAGACACATGTACAATGTGTGGGAACTACTGTGCTGTAAAAATAGTTAATGAATGGTTAGATCAAGCCGACCCAAAGGGTTCGCTTTGGAATATCTAG
- a CDS encoding ABC transporter ATP-binding protein produces the protein MIFMDKILEIKNASFSYDNENNVFEDISFSISKGDVLCVLGPNGTGKTTLLKSLNGLNNLKSGEVILKGNPLNSLSFTEIAKVIGYIPQGHIPTFPFSVLDVILMGRSPYLGLTESPGEKDIKIAENVLKNLNILHMANREYTNLSGGEKQLVFLARVLAQEPDLLILDEPTSHLDFGNQIRFLEIIDNLSKKGLTILMSSHFPDHAFISSNKVAIMKDKHLIDFGTPENVITEKTLKFLYNIDLELLEISNNRKICVPIKSNSFFDFDFFKE, from the coding sequence GTGATCTTTATGGATAAAATACTTGAAATTAAAAACGCTTCATTTTCTTATGATAATGAAAATAATGTTTTTGAGGATATAAGCTTTAGTATATCCAAGGGGGATGTTTTATGTGTTTTAGGTCCCAATGGAACTGGAAAAACTACTTTACTAAAGTCTTTAAATGGTTTAAACAATCTTAAATCAGGTGAAGTGATTTTAAAAGGAAATCCATTAAATTCACTTAGTTTTACAGAGATAGCAAAAGTTATTGGATATATACCTCAAGGACATATTCCAACTTTTCCATTTTCAGTTCTTGATGTAATTTTAATGGGTAGATCTCCTTATCTTGGATTAACTGAGTCTCCAGGAGAAAAAGATATTAAAATAGCTGAAAATGTTTTAAAAAACCTTAATATATTGCATATGGCTAATAGGGAATATACTAATCTAAGTGGTGGGGAAAAACAGTTGGTTTTTTTAGCTAGAGTTTTGGCTCAAGAACCGGATTTACTTATTTTAGATGAACCTACATCTCATTTAGATTTTGGAAATCAAATTAGATTTTTAGAAATTATTGATAATCTTTCAAAAAAAGGCTTGACCATTTTAATGTCTTCTCATTTTCCAGATCATGCATTTATATCTTCTAATAAAGTAGCTATAATGAAAGATAAACATTTAATTGATTTTGGAACTCCTGAAAATGTTATAACCGAGAAAACTCTTAAATTTCTTTACAATATTGATTTAGAACTATTAGAAATTTCCAATAATAGAAAGATTTGTGTTCCTATTAAAAGTAATTCTTTCTTTGATTTTGATTTTTTTAAAGAGTAG
- a CDS encoding helix-turn-helix domain-containing protein produces MKYKIEPKVEIKINGETYSYKLFESLKLLDEINSQRAVAKRLNISHSVLNRRIKNAEKRLGFDLVKISGSRTYLTEKSKNLVNIYEKYNSRVVETDKLIIAGGHIITNFLESISNEIPFEVDIYSSDDNSAYKLAKKGLVDILALDDPQIAFKNDLDFRVIGYDNLVLVSNEMSSKMKIKQMKDLKNLEFVSIEGTAQRLAWSTLDENNIAYKIIKNVKSEFDAFKIVQNSNKLYTFLNGSYFKGNNVLKEETKHAISLIAINSEKKEVQEFIEYFLNDGQKLISREGFIPIKPWKTKEKKMKLSI; encoded by the coding sequence ATGAAATATAAGATTGAACCAAAAGTTGAGATTAAAATTAATGGTGAAACTTATAGCTATAAACTATTTGAATCATTAAAGCTATTAGATGAAATTAATTCTCAAAGAGCAGTGGCTAAAAGACTCAATATATCTCATTCTGTTCTAAATAGAAGAATTAAAAATGCTGAAAAAAGACTTGGTTTTGATTTAGTTAAAATTTCTGGTTCTAGAACTTATTTAACTGAAAAATCCAAGAATTTAGTTAATATTTATGAAAAATACAATTCTAGAGTAGTTGAAACTGATAAATTAATAATTGCTGGAGGACATATAATAACAAACTTTTTAGAATCAATATCTAATGAAATACCTTTTGAAGTTGATATCTATAGTAGTGATGATAATAGTGCGTATAAATTAGCAAAAAAAGGTTTGGTTGATATTTTAGCTCTTGATGATCCCCAAATAGCTTTTAAAAATGATTTAGACTTTAGAGTGATTGGATATGATAATTTAGTCCTTGTTTCAAATGAAATGTCCTCTAAGATGAAGATAAAACAGATGAAAGATTTAAAAAATCTTGAATTTGTATCGATTGAGGGTACAGCACAAAGATTAGCTTGGAGCACTCTTGATGAAAATAATATTGCCTATAAAATAATAAAAAATGTGAAATCAGAGTTTGATGCTTTTAAAATTGTGCAAAACTCTAATAAATTATATACTTTTTTAAATGGAAGCTATTTTAAAGGAAATAATGTTTTAAAGGAAGAAACAAAACATGCTATTAGTTTAATAGCGATTAATTCTGAAAAAAAAGAAGTTCAAGAGTTTATTGAATATTTTTTGAATGATGGTCAAAAATTAATATCTAGAGAGGGTTTTATACCTATAAAACCTTGGAAAACAAAAGAAAAGAAGATGAAATTATCAATCTAA
- a CDS encoding FmdE family protein, producing MNIIDNKEIFEEQLEKAGKFHGDICGGIVIGTKLAIYVLGKLGMELNQKNKDLIVFLEIDRCMSDAVQAVTGCSMGKRSLKQMNYGKFAASFYKISTGEAFRVTDVDANSKEKRDETTEEMIERFKKTPSDELFSLQPVEIILDENELPGSPRDKVFCASCNEKIMDGKQIIMGGKSFCKSCAEGSYYRIL from the coding sequence ATGAATATTATTGATAATAAAGAAATTTTTGAAGAACAATTGGAAAAAGCAGGTAAATTTCATGGAGATATTTGTGGTGGAATTGTAATAGGTACAAAATTAGCTATTTATGTGCTTGGAAAATTAGGGATGGAACTAAATCAAAAAAATAAAGACTTAATTGTTTTTTTAGAGATTGATAGGTGCATGTCTGATGCTGTTCAAGCTGTAACTGGATGTTCTATGGGTAAAAGGTCTTTAAAACAAATGAATTATGGTAAATTTGCAGCTTCTTTTTATAAAATTTCCACTGGTGAAGCTTTTAGAGTTACTGATGTTGATGCAAATTCTAAAGAAAAAAGAGATGAAACTACTGAAGAAATGATTGAAAGGTTCAAAAAAACTCCTAGTGATGAACTCTTTAGTTTACAACCTGTTGAAATTATCTTGGATGAAAATGAGTTACCTGGAAGCCCTAGAGATAAAGTTTTTTGTGCTTCATGCAATGAAAAAATAATGGATGGAAAACAGATTATTATGGGTGGAAAATCTTTTTGTAAGTCATGTGCTGAAGGTTCATATTATAGAATTTTATAA
- a CDS encoding FecCD family ABC transporter permease, which produces MNVPNKHVLNKDIPNKYFVLVILVFLPIFLFFLSFFVGRFPIFPNDVVLTLLSVINPNLAVSPSISSIVFNIRLPRIVAAMLVGASLAIAGAAFQGIFKNPLVSPDILGVSAGSGFGACIAILLAAGNWMIQVFAFIFGLISVSITYLISKSYKSGGILVLVLCGVAISAFFNALISGAKFVADPTDKLPQIVYWLMGSLADVNIDRLYVIIVPIVIGVTILLMLRWRLNILAMGDEEAQSLGVNPGRLRLIIIVAATLVTAAAVSISGIIGWVGLLIPHISRMVVGPNHKVLLPASLSIGASFLLLIDTISRTVVSIEIPIGILTAIIGVPIFLYLLRKGYSEWH; this is translated from the coding sequence ATGAATGTTCCTAATAAACATGTTCTTAATAAAGATATTCCTAATAAATATTTTGTATTGGTTATTTTAGTATTTTTACCAATTTTCTTATTTTTTCTTTCCTTCTTTGTAGGAAGATTTCCAATTTTTCCAAATGATGTAGTATTAACATTATTAAGTGTTATAAATCCAAATTTAGCAGTTTCACCATCTATAAGCTCTATAGTTTTTAATATTCGGTTGCCTAGGATTGTAGCTGCTATGTTAGTTGGAGCATCACTTGCTATAGCTGGAGCAGCTTTTCAAGGAATTTTTAAAAACCCATTAGTATCTCCAGATATACTTGGTGTGTCTGCAGGTTCTGGTTTTGGGGCATGTATTGCAATTTTATTAGCTGCAGGAAATTGGATGATTCAAGTTTTTGCCTTTATTTTTGGACTTATTTCTGTTTCAATAACATATTTAATTTCTAAAAGTTATAAATCTGGAGGAATACTTGTATTAGTTTTATGTGGTGTTGCAATATCTGCTTTTTTCAATGCATTAATTTCAGGAGCTAAATTTGTAGCAGATCCCACTGATAAACTTCCTCAAATTGTTTATTGGCTGATGGGAAGCTTAGCAGACGTAAATATAGATAGATTATATGTCATTATAGTCCCTATTGTTATTGGGGTAACAATACTTTTAATGTTAAGATGGAGACTAAATATTTTAGCTATGGGGGATGAAGAAGCTCAATCTCTCGGTGTAAATCCTGGAAGATTAAGATTGATTATAATTGTCGCTGCTACATTAGTAACAGCTGCGGCAGTTTCTATTAGTGGGATAATTGGTTGGGTTGGTCTTTTAATACCACATATATCTCGTATGGTGGTTGGTCCTAATCATAAAGTATTACTTCCAGCTAGTTTAAGTATTGGTGCTAGCTTTCTTTTACTTATAGATACAATTTCGAGAACAGTTGTATCTATTGAAATACCAATTGGAATTTTAACTGCAATTATCGGAGTCCCAATATTCTTATATTTACTTAGAAAAGGTTATTCAGAATGGCATTAG
- the hxlB gene encoding 6-phospho-3-hexuloisomerase: protein MKLMKAAIEEILSNIESATEFIDEETVNEFMKVLTESKNVFVMGAGRSGLVAKAFAMRLVHLGISAYVVGETISPAIYDDDCILAISGSGETNTIVSAVGIAKNRGSKALALTSYPESSLGKLADCVMKVKGRTKIDIDDEDYIKRQIDGNYVSVTPLGTAFELTSLIFLDGLIAELMQKMGKTEDDLKYRHTVLE from the coding sequence ATGAAGTTAATGAAAGCAGCTATTGAAGAAATTTTAAGTAATATAGAGTCAGCTACTGAATTTATTGATGAAGAAACAGTAAATGAGTTTATGAAAGTATTAACTGAATCAAAGAATGTATTTGTTATGGGTGCAGGAAGATCTGGACTTGTAGCTAAAGCTTTTGCTATGCGCTTAGTTCACTTAGGTATTAGTGCTTATGTTGTAGGTGAAACTATTTCTCCAGCTATATATGATGATGATTGTATATTAGCTATTTCTGGATCTGGTGAAACTAATACTATTGTTTCAGCAGTCGGTATTGCTAAAAATAGAGGTTCTAAAGCTTTAGCTCTCACATCTTATCCAGAGTCATCTTTAGGAAAGCTTGCAGATTGTGTAATGAAAGTTAAAGGTAGAACTAAGATTGACATTGATGATGAAGATTATATTAAAAGACAAATTGATGGAAATTATGTTTCTGTAACTCCTCTTGGTACAGCATTTGAGTTAACTTCCCTTATTTTTTTAGATGGTCTTATAGCTGAATTAATGCAAAAGATGGGTAAAACAGAGGATGATTTAAAATATCGTCATACTGTATTAGAGTAA
- a CDS encoding HNH endonuclease, with amino-acid sequence MKKCILCETSKEDREFNREHIVPKQLGGSLTMKNLCKDCNSKIDDELDKKVAENLLFKIYKNDEKIKSNKGNHINPFNDFISKENENRKIEIGLDNEGNLEITSIPQIKPTLKIKNKTTDGKATGVLTAEANIPIEDLDKIFDELTKELNVELSPKSKEEIKSGKIKSKIINHEETFFMEESIDTWPIIKLFVRIAYEIAFYKLGDDYFNDPMRDKLKNYLESDDKYIEDLKTRHGISIHFLKDNEVNEAIFHLAKATYKDDNLLHYITILPARVNGINAINLVVTLFNRLSANVLISEDFNMYEINGLNAIMMFKNNGNKYTKEFPKN; translated from the coding sequence ATGAAAAAATGTATACTATGTGAAACAAGCAAAGAAGATAGAGAATTCAATAGAGAGCATATTGTTCCTAAACAATTAGGTGGAAGTTTAACAATGAAAAATCTATGTAAAGATTGTAATTCGAAAATAGATGATGAGTTAGATAAAAAAGTAGCTGAAAATTTACTATTTAAAATATATAAGAATGATGAAAAAATAAAGTCTAATAAAGGAAATCATATAAATCCTTTCAATGATTTTATATCTAAAGAAAATGAAAATAGAAAAATAGAAATAGGGCTTGATAACGAAGGTAATTTAGAAATAACAAGCATTCCCCAAATAAAACCTACACTTAAAATAAAAAATAAAACTACTGATGGAAAAGCTACTGGAGTATTAACTGCTGAAGCCAATATTCCTATAGAAGACCTTGATAAAATATTCGATGAATTGACAAAAGAACTCAATGTTGAATTATCTCCAAAATCAAAAGAGGAAATAAAATCTGGAAAAATAAAAAGCAAAATAATAAATCATGAAGAAACATTTTTCATGGAAGAATCCATAGATACATGGCCAATAATTAAACTTTTTGTCAGGATTGCGTATGAAATAGCTTTTTATAAACTTGGTGATGATTATTTCAATGACCCAATGCGAGATAAATTGAAAAATTATCTTGAAAGTGATGATAAATATATTGAAGATTTGAAGACTAGGCATGGCATTAGTATTCATTTTTTAAAGGACAATGAAGTCAATGAAGCAATATTTCATTTAGCTAAAGCTACATATAAAGATGATAATTTATTGCATTATATAACAATACTTCCTGCTCGAGTTAATGGCATTAATGCAATAAATCTTGTTGTGACTCTTTTTAATAGATTATCTGCAAATGTTCTAATAAGTGAAGATTTTAATATGTATGAAATAAATGGTTTGAATGCAATAATGATGTTTAAAAATAATGGAAATAAATATACTAAAGAATTTCCTAAAAATTAA
- the lysS gene encoding lysine--tRNA ligase has product MKHWIERIADDLKEWDVEKHVIASGTSISGSIHIGNSCDVFIANAVGKQLKEMGEKTETIWIADDHDPLRKVPHPLPESYDKYLGMPYSNIPCPDGCCDSFVEHFEKPLLDILDDFEIELTPKSGFEMYKDGIYDEYIRISLEKVDEIREIFNRYREHPLADDWLPYNPICDKCGRVNTTTSYAFNEDNDTISYKCECGADAEMNITSGNGKLTWRVEWAARWKIFGITCEPFGKDHAASGGSYDVSKIISEEIFNYKAPYPVPYEWITLNGDAMSKSKGVFFTPKQWLEIGPAESLNYFIFRSKPMKHKDFSPNMAFLDFIDQFDKVEKVFFNEEEAPSEKEGKKFKKIYEIAQINEGDSLPFRPPYRFLTVAYQIAGNNPEKIFEILKKNSQLTKSFQDKEFKDLEEKELEQFTQRIEQVKNWLDKYGPKFVKFQVMKKIPRLELADDQKAFLKSLADLIESKEFNSAETLHDEMYETLNGYDLKPQKAFQAIYKMILGQKQGPKAASFLLSLDKDFVVKRLRMEE; this is encoded by the coding sequence ATGAAACATTGGATAGAAAGAATTGCTGATGATTTAAAAGAATGGGATGTTGAAAAACATGTTATTGCAAGTGGAACATCTATATCAGGATCAATACATATAGGAAATTCATGTGATGTTTTTATAGCTAATGCTGTAGGAAAGCAATTGAAAGAAATGGGTGAAAAAACTGAAACTATTTGGATTGCAGACGACCATGACCCACTTAGAAAAGTTCCACACCCATTACCAGAAAGTTATGACAAATATCTAGGTATGCCCTACTCCAATATCCCATGTCCAGATGGATGTTGCGATAGCTTTGTAGAACACTTTGAAAAGCCACTACTAGATATTTTAGATGACTTTGAAATAGAACTAACTCCAAAATCTGGCTTTGAAATGTATAAAGATGGAATTTACGATGAATATATAAGAATATCCTTAGAAAAGGTAGATGAAATAAGAGAAATATTCAATCGATACAGAGAACATCCATTAGCTGATGACTGGTTACCTTACAATCCAATTTGTGATAAATGTGGAAGAGTAAACACTACAACTAGTTATGCATTTAATGAAGATAATGATACTATATCTTATAAATGTGAATGTGGTGCAGACGCAGAAATGAATATTACATCAGGAAATGGTAAGTTAACTTGGAGAGTAGAATGGGCAGCTAGATGGAAAATATTTGGAATTACATGTGAACCATTTGGTAAAGACCATGCAGCTAGTGGAGGATCTTATGATGTTAGTAAAATAATATCTGAAGAGATTTTTAACTATAAAGCACCATATCCAGTCCCTTATGAATGGATCACCTTAAATGGAGATGCAATGAGTAAATCTAAAGGAGTATTCTTTACTCCAAAACAATGGTTAGAAATTGGGCCTGCTGAAAGTCTTAACTACTTTATATTTAGAAGTAAACCAATGAAACACAAAGATTTTTCACCTAATATGGCATTTCTTGATTTTATTGATCAGTTTGACAAAGTGGAAAAAGTTTTCTTTAATGAAGAAGAAGCACCATCAGAAAAAGAAGGTAAAAAATTCAAGAAGATTTATGAAATTGCTCAAATAAACGAAGGAGATTCTTTACCATTCAGACCACCTTACAGATTTTTAACTGTTGCTTATCAGATAGCAGGAAATAATCCAGAGAAAATATTTGAAATTCTTAAAAAGAATTCTCAGCTAACTAAAAGTTTCCAAGATAAAGAGTTTAAAGATTTAGAAGAAAAAGAACTTGAACAATTCACACAAAGAATAGAACAAGTGAAAAATTGGTTAGATAAATACGGTCCGAAATTTGTTAAATTCCAAGTCATGAAAAAAATTCCAAGATTAGAGCTAGCTGATGATCAAAAAGCTTTTCTTAAAAGTTTAGCTGATTTAATTGAAAGCAAAGAATTTAATTCTGCTGAAACACTTCATGATGAAATGTATGAAACTTTAAATGGATATGATTTAAAACCTCAAAAGGCTTTCCAAGCTATTTATAAAATGATTCTTGGGCAAAAACAAGGCCCAAAAGCAGCTTCATTCCTCTTATCATTAGATAAAGATTTTGTAGTTAAAAGATTAAGAATGGAAGAATAA